Part of the Sulfuriflexus mobilis genome is shown below.
TAACAGTCGGTTACTGCGTCTGTGCAGACATGACCGTATTGTCATAAATAGGACACAGCGATGGGGGAAAAGTTCAGTGGGGTCGCAAGGGACCTGTGACCCGGATTGTTTATTTTTTGAGCAGTTTGCGCAGGCAGTCCAGATAACCCTGTTCATCGGGCATGCGGCCATCGCGCTGGGCACGCCAGAGCATTTCACCGAGGCATTCCATGACCTGGTGCTCGGCCACATGCGGATCACCGGCCTGCATGACCAGTTGCTGGAACAGCCCGGCGATCCCCTGCGGCCGGTCGGTGCTGAGTTGTTCATGGATGGCGATGTGCATGCCCATGTGCAGGAAGGGGTTGGTCTCGCCGGCCTCGGGCAGGTAGTCGCGTGCCAGGGCCTTGTCTTCATTCTCCAGTAAGGGCTGGTATTCCGGATGCTGGCTGAGAATGCCGGCGATCAGTTCCTCAATCGGCTCTAAGGCCTGATTTTTATTGTATTTTTCCCAAGCCTGGAGAAACACCTGACGCATCTGGTTACGGTCGTTACTAAACATAGTTATTCAAATTGATGATTTAGGATGGATGATCGATGATTTTACCTGGATCATCAATCGCTTTTTGTCTTTGGGCGATATTCACAGAGATCGGCGATGATACACGTTGGGCAATCAGGCCGTCTCGCTTTACAGACATAACGTCCGAGCAGGATCAGCCAATGATGGGCGTCGAGCTTGAATTCATCCGGGATGAATTTGGTTAATTTCTTCTCGACCTCGACCACATTCTTACCCGGGGCGATACCGGTGCGATTACTGACCCGGAAGATATGTGTGTCGACGGCGATGGTTGGTTGACCAAAGGCCGTGTTCAATATCACATTGGCGGTTTTGCGCCCGACCCCGGGCAGGGCCTCGAGCGATTCGCGATCCTGTGGTACCTCGCTGCCATGTTGCTCGATAAGCATCCGACAGGTCTTGATGATATTCGCGGCCTTGCTGTTAAACAGGCCAATGGTCTTGATGTATTGTTTCAGGCCCTTTTCGCCGAGGGCGAGGATGGCCTCGGGCGTATTCGCCACCGGGTAGAGTTTATCAGTGGCCTTGTTAACACCGACATCCGTGGCCTGGGCGGAGAGGATCACGGCGATTAGCAACTCGAACGGGCTCTGATAATTCAGCTCCGTAGTGGGCTTTGGATTCTGTGCCCGCAGGCGGGTGAAGATTTCAGTACGTTTTGTTTTATTCATAGATCGAGTATGTAACGCAAAGGTCGCAAAGGCGCAGAGTTCGCAAAGTTATTTTAAAGTATTCCTGGCGTGGTTTGCGCCTTTGCGTTCTCTGCGTCAAAATTCGGATTCAGGCCGGTTTACTTTCGGCGATGCTGTCACGGGTAATGATAACTGAGGTCTTTTTGAGCCTATCATCAATAATATTCTTCACCGCGATCAACAGCCCAAGACCTAAAAACGCCCCCGGTGGCAGGATGGCAAGCAGGAAGCCGCGGTAATCACCGATGAGGGTAATGGTCCAGTCACGGGCGACCTCGCCGAACATGAGGTGGGCATTGGCAAACAGGGTGCCCTGGCCCAGGACCTCACGCAGCGCACCGAGTAATAACAATACCAGGGTAAAGCCCAGGCCCATCATAAAACCATCCATGGCGGCACGGTCTACTGTGGTCCGTGAGGCATAGGCCTCGGCGCGGCCGAGTATGGCGCAGTTGGTCACAATCAGCGGGATGAAGATGCCAAGCACCTTGTGCAGTTCAAACAACCAGCCCTGCATGGCGAGGTCGATCGCGGTAACAAATGAGGCGATGATCATCATAAAGGCCGGGATGCGGATTTCCGGACGCACCAGGTTTCGGATCAATGATACCGAGGTATTCGAGGCCAGTAACACCAGTGTTGTCGCCAGGCCGAGACCCAGGGCATTGACCACGGTCGATGAGACCGCGAGG
Proteins encoded:
- a CDS encoding DUF1841 family protein, whose amino-acid sequence is MFSNDRNQMRQVFLQAWEKYNKNQALEPIEELIAGILSQHPEYQPLLENEDKALARDYLPEAGETNPFLHMGMHIAIHEQLSTDRPQGIAGLFQQLVMQAGDPHVAEHQVMECLGEMLWRAQRDGRMPDEQGYLDCLRKLLKK
- the nth gene encoding endonuclease III, which produces MNKTKRTEIFTRLRAQNPKPTTELNYQSPFELLIAVILSAQATDVGVNKATDKLYPVANTPEAILALGEKGLKQYIKTIGLFNSKAANIIKTCRMLIEQHGSEVPQDRESLEALPGVGRKTANVILNTAFGQPTIAVDTHIFRVSNRTGIAPGKNVVEVEKKLTKFIPDEFKLDAHHWLILLGRYVCKARRPDCPTCIIADLCEYRPKTKSD
- a CDS encoding electron transport complex subunit E — encoded protein: MTDSYGKLSRNGLWDNNIGFVQLLGLCPLLAVSSTVVNALGLGLATTLVLLASNTSVSLIRNLVRPEIRIPAFMMIIASFVTAIDLAMQGWLFELHKVLGIFIPLIVTNCAILGRAEAYASRTTVDRAAMDGFMMGLGFTLVLLLLGALREVLGQGTLFANAHLMFGEVARDWTITLIGDYRGFLLAILPPGAFLGLGLLIAVKNIIDDRLKKTSVIITRDSIAESKPA